GGGCTTGATTTGATGCGAGGGCGCTTGATTTGATGCGAGGGTCGTTGGCTTCATTGTGAACTAggtgaaatgacatctgaacataGTGATCAGCTTTACAGCTATTGTGGGAAGACTTCAAGAGGgcggtggatgagacaagtatctggaTCGGTGATCtaatccatacgtggaagatggagggAAGGAGGAAGAtggtataaaagaaaaagaaaggcattcaagatGGGGATcggggaaaaaagagaaaaacactgtagacacCACCCTCAATTGTAATCTTCTTTAGAACAAGGAAAAGCAATATAAATTGTCCTCGGCATACATCTGAGAAGAATTTCTGTTACATAAACAGTTTGTTGCATGTGAATTGGGgatctagcccatcattttcgttatccaacatccatagaacttaggtttcaagcccactctctacaaatttcattgtattgggcatTTTGGACATGTTCCCTTCATACTGTTGGGTTTGGGTataaattgtgaccttacaattggcgccatctgtggggaATCTTGTGTTTTAGGAATTGGACATTATGGCAGGCTCAGGTCCACATCACGTAGAGTCTATGGGGTCCCAGCATGAAGATCACTTCTTGCATCTTAAGCAGGAAAGAGATCGAATGGGCAGTGTGCATACAGGGCATACCGGCAGGAGTCGTTCGCGAGGTGGAAGCAGAATTCCTCACGAGGaaaatgctaaggccatgcagaaagaGATTGACCACCTGAAAAAGACGTTGCGTCGTGAGAGACGAAGATGTACTCCCTCTTTTTCTGACCCTTCTTCTGAAGATTCCCAGGGTAGCAATTATAGGCCCAAGTCAAGAACTCCACCTAGTGAGTCTTTCTCCTATAAGGAGGATTATCTTCATGGTCATTAGGGCAAAAATTCctcctccaggggcttgggaaatgatgctatgagtagggcgttacacCAAATTTTCAAGTCACCTTTCACACGTAGGGTGGAGAAGGGAAAGCTTCCACGACGGTTCACCCAACACAtgttcaccatttataatggccgaacgGACCTTGTaaagcatgtgagtcatttcaatcagagaATGGCAGTACActctaaaaatgaaactttgatattcaaagtcttcccttctagcttgggacttgTTGCGATGAGGTGATTCAATGGCTTAAGGGCAGGTTCTATCGATtccttcatggaactcactagggcatttgggTCTCGCTTCATCAcctgcagtagagttcctcggcctttggattcattactgtccatggccatgagggaagggagACCTTGAAAACATACTCTGACaagtactgggagatgttcaatgagatcgatggtgattttgacgatgtagcaataagaaCTTTCAAGGTTGGCCTCCCTACTGAGcatgacttaaggaaatctttgactaaaaagcctgtaAGGAGTGTACGTCGGTTCATGGATCGCATTAAAAAGTACAAATGcattgaggaagatcaacagcaaggtaagggaaaggcgaaggttatccctcaagagaggagggatttcaggttggaTAGATACAATAACAACAGGCCTTGAAGAGATTTTGCTGGGCAATCTGGTCCAACCCCTCCTCAGGTAGTTAATGCTGTATTTTGCGAACCTATGCAACAATTGTTGGAGAAAATTCGACatgaaccatacttcaaatggcccaacaaAATGGCAGAGGATCCCATGAAGCTtaatcaaaatctccattgccattatcatcaAGATAGGGGTCATACTACAGAGGATTGTAGgactctgtggaatcatttggagcagcTGGTTAAGGAAGGAAGGTTAAAGCAGTTTTTGTATCGGCCCAACGGCCAAGGAGGTTATTCAGGTTCGATAAATCAGGGTAACAATGCTTCAAGGCCTCCTTTGGGAATGATCAATGTTATCTTTGCTACTCCAGGTAGGACTGGTTCTCGTCCTTCCAGGGTGATGTTTGTGGCACGAACTCTTGCCGAGAAGTTTAACTCtgagccgaagaggattaaagggAATATCCCACCTATTTTAGGTTTCTCGGAAGAGGATAAGATCAAAACTAcccaaccccatgatgatgctttggtggttacaTTGAGGATAGGACgctatgatgtgaagagggtgatggtcaACCAAGGTAGTGGGgtagatattatgtaccctgacttgttcAAGGGGTTAAATTTAAGGCTTGAGGATTTTATAGCTTATGATTCTCCATTAGTAAGCTTTGAGGGGAAAGCTGTCATTCCAAAAAGGCAAAttaggttgcatgtacaatcAGGCCCAGAGGTGGTagaagtggatttcattgtggtcaacgcctattctccctacacagccattgtggcgagaccttggttgcatgccTTAGGTGCTGTTTCCTCAACTCCACATGTCAAAGTGAAGTTCCCATTTGGGGAACTGATCGAAGAGATTATTGCGAGCCAATCTGTGGCTAGACAATGTATAGCAATTGTGATTTTTCATCAACCTGGGACAGAGTCCTTGGGCTCCGCTATGGGGGGCTCATAGCAATTAATGTCTCAGGCTACGGCCAAGGCGGCAGCAGTAGAAAAAGCTACGTGTGAAGAGTTAGAGAAGGTTCTTATAGATGATGACCctgaaaaattctttcaggtgggagttcaattgccacttTAGGAGAAAATGGAGCTGGTTACATTCTTAAGAAATAATGTAGATGTATTTGCTTGGGATGCTTATGAGGCCCCTAGAGTtgatccgagtttcatttgtcatcacttgaATATCAATCCAGCTGTAGTGCCGAGAAGGCAACCACCTTAGCGTTCCTTtaaagagcattccgaggctgtcaagaaagaagtgctcaagctcaaaaaggcCGGTGCTATTAAAGAAGTATTCTATCtagaatggttggctcatacggtggtagtgaagaagaagaatgggaagtggagagtatgcgtggacttcacagatttgaacgaagcttgtcctaaagattcattcctAGGAGTATGAATACCCATGCTGATTCCTTGGCCACCTTCacgacgtcctcggcacaaagcctACCTCGGGTCATCCTTGTTGAGGACTTGTGTCAACCCTCTGGAATGAATAGTGACACCATTCAGATTCATCAAATAAGAGTGGGGCCAAattggatggatcctatagtgtCCTTCCTTAAAAATGATATCTTGCCTGAGGAGAAGTCTGAGGCAGACAAAGTACGCAGAAAAGCACCTCGGTTCTAGCTATCtgaggaccagaaattgtacaagcgttctttttcaggaccatatttgttgtgtgtacaccctgaagcaacagactcacttttggaagagttacatgaagggatttgtgaaAGTCACACAGGaagaaggtctttagctcatagaaTTCTTACCCAGGGGTATTGGTAGCCCAATATGCAGCGAGAGAcacaagattatgcaaagaagtgtgaccaatgtcaaaggtttgctcccaacatccatCAGCCAGGGGGTGTCATTTACCCTCTATCTAGTCCTtagccttttgctcaatggggcttggacatagtagggcctttccccaaagcaacaggGAATAGGAGGTGGTTGCTCGTCGGAACAgattcactaaatgggttgaagctgagcccttttCAAATATCAAGGATATGGACGTGAAGAGATTTATCTGGAAAAAATTATTACCAGGTTTGGACTCCCTCatacacttatttcagataacggtttgcaatttgatagtaaggccttcagaaggtattgttgtgatctaggcatcaTGAATAGATATTCTACTCCAGCTTATCCGCAGGGGAATGGGCAGGTCGAGGCGGTCAATAAGGTTATactcagtgggctcaagaaaaggctagatgatgctaaggggagatgggtggaagagttgccacatgttttgtggacgtatcgaactacaccttGAAGATCCACTGGAAAGACAgccttctctatgacttatggagctgaggCTGTAATCTCTCTAGAAACTGGATTTTCGACTTTGAGAACGAGCTTTTTCATCCCAAGCAGTAATGACAATTTACTGGAAAAAAGCCTAGACCTAGCTAAGGAACGGTGAGAAAATGTCATTGTTCAGttagcttattatcagcaaaaaCTCAAACAGGAATATGATTCCcatgtgaagttaaggccactCGTCCCAGGAGAtttagtattaaggaaagtcTTGGGTACAGCCAAGAACCCAACATGGGGAAAATTGAGACTTAACTGGGAGGGACCTTATCGTATCATTTTAGTAGCTGGTATAGGGGCGCATTATCTTGTAaacttagatgaaaaagttgtactacgtccttggaatgtaaataacctacgaaggtattattattaatgaaaggcatttTTGCCATCTTATTTCTGTTGACAATGTGTTGcgttgattattatttttttaagtatcaaacagaaacttggtcatgcctggatccttggaccacatatcttatagaaattgatatttttactaagtatcaaacagaaaattggtcatgcctggctcttcggaccacatacctggtagaaattgatatttttattgagtgttaaacagaaccttagttacgtctggtcctcaggccacctactttggggaaattaatacttcagttcatttttctaattatcaaatagaaacttggtcatgcctagctcctcggaccacataccttgtagaaattgatatttttactaagcgttaaacagaaccttagttatgtctggttcttCAACCAtatactttggggaaattaatacttctgtttatctttctaagaatcaaacatagCTTTGGCTGTGTCTTAGCTCTCGGGCCATATACCTTGGCAAGATTGATGACTTACTTTTGTGCCTGAGTTTCACATAAGGTCTAGTCTCAAACGATATTTTTCTTGTTCTGGGTTCATGTACATTCTTATATGTTTAACTATTTGTTGTTgcacattaaataatataattccaACATGCGAGTTATCTACTAAAGGTGTAGGTCcatgaaatgaaattatttcCATGACAAATTATTGATATTATCTAATGCACTGTTGAAAGCTACCCTATTTATTTACACACCAAGTCATTCATATTATGTATACAAATTGTATTAAGACAAAGAGTTAAACACTCCCAGTAAGTGAAATCTATGAAGAATTAAAGATCAAAATCTTGAAGTTGCCATTATAATTGTACGTGATTACATTGGAAACAAAAACACAGAACAAAACGACGAtagtaaatttataataagaaaaagttGTCTGGGAGTGAGGCAAAAAGTTGAGAGAGAATCCTAGGTTGCTTATGTCTTGGTTTTCGATGGAGGGTCTTCTATAGACTTTGTTTCAGCTTCCTTGGTTTTGTCCTCTCCTTTTGGCTTGGGCCCAGTCTCTTTGGAGGGGAGCGTTTGAAGGTTTGATCTCGGATGGGATcataatttgttttcctttgtccttCACCCCTGGTGGAGGGTCACCCTGTCCAGCTTTCTTGCTCAGACTCTTCTCGGTCTTCTCACCTTGCTTTGCCGCTTGATCAGAGCTTGCAGATGCTTTAGGAGGTGGGATAGGTTCTTGGACTGTGGAAGGCTGTGTAAGGGGCACTATCTCGAAGGCAGTTGAAAGGGGTGGAAGGGCTCCAATCACACGGATGTCTAGGGGGATTCACATGTTTTCGGCTTTCCTCCACTCTGAGGTAGAAGGGACCCCTGCAACATTAAGGGCTTCTGCCCATACCTGCTGGCAATAGTCCCTACATACCTCAGCAAGTTCTTTAGCCAGCCGAGTCTTAGTCTCTTCAACCCCCTTATTAAAGGAAGCTAGTGAAGCCGCATCCACGGTCTCTTTGATAGTGTGAGCCATTTTTTGGGCCTGAGCTAACTCACCCTTAAAGCGCAGAATTTCTCGTTGGGCATTGGTTAGCTACCACTTTGTTTTGGAGCTGTTTGCGTTGCTCCTCTGCCTGGGTCTTGGCCGTTTTAAGCCAGGCCTTCGTGCTCCTCTTCAACTTCCCCTCTTCTACCAGCTTGTCAGCAAgttcttttttctccttctcGGCTAGGCCAAGAGCTTTTTCAGTCTCAATCCTGATGTTGGCCTCAGACTTAGCATCGTTCCAAGCATCCTCAACCCATTTTTCTGCTACAAAAACCTCCTGGATGGCCTGCTTAAGGATGGTGAACAAGTGCATTATGAAGAATCACATAAAGGTGTGTATATGCTTGAAAAGGGTTAGAAGAAAGTAAATTGCAATGATAAAGAAATCAAACGGCATGTACCAAAGCCAAATCCCTCTTTAGGGATAGGAACAATTGTGGTTGCCTCATTTCCTTCAGGGCGTCCATGTCCTTATGCAGCAAGATGGGCTAATCCAGGGCCTTGGAACTCCTTTATGGACGAATGACTGGGAATGAGAACCCCATCCAACTCCAATGGAGGAGACCATTGGAATGAGTGTGGTGCACCTCGGCCAAATCGTGGCTCTCCCAAGCTCCTGTTTGGCCCTTTACCGCTTTTTGTTGTTTTCGCTTTTTCTGCTAGGCCAGTTCCTCTTCCTCAACCTCgtcctctctcttcttctttttgaggtTGGCTATAGGGATGAGGGAGCCTAGAGGAGGAGGTAGGGGTGGGAGATTGGCTGGAGGCTGAGACCCTGAAGCATCCTTCACGGTGGCTTGCTTGCCCCTTTTGGCAAGAAGATCCTTCAAACTTGTCCCTGGTTGTCGAGACATTTATTCTTCTTCCTGCTCCGCGCTGCTATCTACATGGGCAACTATAAAACCTTTGAAACCAGAACTCTTGGTGGATTCGTTTTCTTCGTCCGAGAGGTTCACAACGTGGCCCTCTGAAGGTTTCTCTGCCTCCTCAAGTAGtaattggtctatctcctccTTAAGGGACAAGCGAGAAGAGGTGGATTCTTCTCGGACGGCTGCTGCTTTAGATTGCGTAGGAGGGGGGACTGCTTTTATTGGGCGTACATATAGGATGACAGAAAGGCCATTCGGTAAATCATGTGGAGCAAGGAACACTGGTTTGGAGACGTCTATCCTTTTACGTCTCCGGTCACTCGCGATGACTGCGTTGCCGATATCTTGGAAGGTAGTTGACAGCGGTTCGTACCCCAAGATGGGATTGGCTGCCCTCACCTGTCCGTCTT
This portion of the Castanea sativa cultivar Marrone di Chiusa Pesio chromosome 7, ASM4071231v1 genome encodes:
- the LOC142644565 gene encoding uncharacterized protein LOC142644565, coding for MAEDPMKLNQNLHCHYHQDRGHTTEDCRTLWNHLEQLVKEGRLKQFLYRPNGQGGYSGSINQGNNASRPPLGMINVIFATPGRTGSRPSRVMFVARTLAEKFNSEPKRIKGNIPPILGFSEEDKIKTTQPHDDALVVTLRIGRYDVKRVMVNQGGSSIATLGENGAGYILKK